In the genome of Cetobacterium ceti, one region contains:
- a CDS encoding GntR family transcriptional regulator, with protein sequence MRTNVSNNIYNLIKKDILEGELNFGDKIVEIDYSNKLNISRTPLREAIKQLEIEGIIERLPNGRLRVMNIDEKKIQEIFEIRIVLENLLFKSIIDNNYDIGILSENLAMTKYHLDFENWEAARKLFFQFNEELYRISNLEFTIKILKHYDFIISKLKRGALKNTDRVLKAFEEHYELYLSLKEKNLEKVEEINRKHLENAKYTIITFLKKEN encoded by the coding sequence ATGAGAACAAATGTTAGTAATAACATCTATAATCTTATAAAAAAAGACATTTTAGAAGGTGAGTTAAATTTTGGGGATAAAATTGTTGAAATTGATTATTCTAATAAATTAAATATAAGCAGAACTCCTTTAAGAGAGGCAATTAAACAATTGGAAATTGAAGGAATAATAGAACGACTTCCCAATGGAAGACTTAGAGTAATGAATATAGATGAAAAAAAAATTCAAGAAATTTTTGAAATTAGAATAGTTTTAGAAAATTTATTATTTAAATCTATTATTGATAATAATTATGATATTGGAATATTATCAGAAAATTTAGCAATGACTAAATATCATTTAGATTTTGAGAATTGGGAAGCTGCTAGAAAATTATTTTTCCAATTCAATGAAGAATTGTATAGAATATCCAATTTGGAATTTACTATAAAAATATTAAAACATTATGATTTTATTATATCAAAATTGAAAAGAGGAGCTTTGAAAAATACTGATAGAGTTTTAAAAGCCTTTGAGGAACACTATGAACTTTATCTTTCTTTAAAAGAGAAAAATTTAGAAAAAGTTGAAGAAATAAATAGAAAACATTTAGAAAATGCGAAATATACTATAATTACATTTTTAAAAAAAGAAAATTAA
- a CDS encoding DMT family transporter: MNNEYSIRVAYIILMGFGFPIMRFMSMNFETLNNNAVRFLSGGILFLIISLFKFKYELKKILKNPFLILKLLILAILMTGNMYFFINGLKRTSALAGSIFGILAMPLAIFMAGIFYKDERARIKNISFYLGSILAIIGSLIFVIYGNKNGNSKDFFYGAIFLGTGIFIQSIQNLIVKNVGKHLHAIVISAFTACLSGLIYFTLAMNTGKIIELQEVSKGLLIGLSLSGIYGMITGMLMAFYIVQKQGVVVFNILQLIIPLSTAIVGYIILNEKINPIQGIGGLIVVIGCLFALKKKKI; encoded by the coding sequence ATGAATAATGAATATTCAATTAGAGTTGCTTATATAATTCTTATGGGATTTGGATTTCCAATTATGAGATTTATGAGCATGAATTTTGAAACACTTAATAATAATGCTGTTAGATTTTTATCTGGAGGAATACTATTTTTAATAATTTCTTTATTTAAATTTAAATATGAATTAAAAAAAATATTAAAAAATCCTTTTCTAATTTTAAAACTTCTAATATTAGCAATTCTTATGACAGGAAATATGTATTTTTTTATAAACGGGCTTAAGAGAACTTCTGCATTAGCAGGAAGCATTTTTGGAATTTTAGCAATGCCTTTAGCAATTTTTATGGCTGGAATATTTTATAAGGATGAAAGAGCACGAATAAAAAATATAAGTTTTTATTTAGGAAGTATTTTAGCAATAATAGGATCTTTAATTTTTGTTATTTATGGAAATAAAAATGGAAATAGTAAAGATTTTTTTTATGGGGCTATATTTTTAGGAACGGGAATTTTTATTCAATCTATTCAAAATTTAATAGTAAAAAATGTAGGGAAACATTTACATGCGATAGTTATTAGTGCTTTTACAGCCTGTCTTTCTGGATTGATTTATTTTACCTTAGCAATGAACACAGGAAAAATTATTGAATTACAAGAAGTTAGCAAGGGGCTTTTAATAGGACTTAGTTTATCAGGAATTTACGGGATGATCACTGGGATGTTAATGGCATTTTATATTGTTCAAAAACAAGGAGTTGTTGTTTTTAATATTCTTCAATTGATAATTCCTTTATCTACAGCTATAGTAGGATATATTATTTTAAATGAAAAAATAAATCCAATACAAGGAATAGGAGGATTAATAGTAGTCATCGGTTGTCTTTTTGCCTTAAAAAAGAAAAAAATTTAA
- a CDS encoding hydratase, with protein sequence MIKIYENGCFFNNGKIASSDNYSKEEGKKGTIAYSILKDHNISNSMENLNLKFDALASHDITYVGIIQTAKASGLEKFPIPYVLTNCHNTLCAVGGTINEDDHMFGLSAAKKYGGIYVPPHQGVIHQYMRETLAGCGKMILGSDSHTRYGALGTMAIGEGGGELVKQLLNKTYDIKYPQVVGIYLKGTPKKGIGPQDIALTIIKEVFSRGLVKNKVMEFIGDGIENLSVEFRNGIDVMTTETTCLTSIWKTDNKVKEYLKIHGREEEYKELSPKEIAYYDLLIEIDLNKIESMIALPFHPSNVYSIKELLKNPYEIFDKIEKDALSQGIKIDLKSKIKNGKIIAEQGIIAGCAGGTYDNIIDVGDILSGKNIGIDFSLNVYPSSQPTNISLNKNGTSGKILEAGAIMRTAFCGPCFGAGDTPANGQLSLRHTTRNFPNREGSKPGDGQISMVALMDARSIAATAINGGILTPATDLNIEYTKPIYTYDDGVYKNKVYYGYEKNNDTSLIYGPNIIDWPKFMELPEHLLLKVVAYIDDPVTTTDELIPSGETSSYRSNPKKLSEFTLSRRVPEYVTRAKEVQSLEDKSVFLKKIQNILNLKDVDSSKFAIGSTIYANKPGDGSAREQAASCQKVLGAWGNIAMEYATKRYRSNLINWGIIPLLTKEKDKIKENSYIFIKDIKKVLNDNMENVKGYDLETGEEILFTLGYLTETERKVLIAGCLINYYKSL encoded by the coding sequence ATGATTAAAATATATGAAAATGGATGTTTCTTTAATAATGGTAAAATTGCTTCTAGTGATAATTATTCCAAAGAAGAGGGAAAAAAAGGTACTATTGCTTATTCAATCTTAAAAGATCACAATATCTCAAATTCTATGGAAAATCTTAATTTAAAATTTGATGCACTTGCGTCTCACGATATAACATATGTGGGAATTATTCAAACAGCTAAAGCTAGTGGATTAGAAAAATTTCCGATTCCTTATGTTTTGACAAATTGTCATAATACTCTTTGTGCAGTTGGAGGAACAATTAATGAAGATGACCATATGTTTGGTTTATCAGCTGCTAAAAAATATGGAGGAATATATGTTCCACCTCATCAAGGGGTTATTCATCAATATATGAGAGAAACTTTAGCTGGGTGTGGAAAAATGATTTTAGGTTCTGATAGTCATACACGTTATGGAGCTTTAGGAACAATGGCCATAGGCGAAGGTGGGGGAGAGCTTGTTAAGCAACTTTTAAATAAAACTTATGATATTAAATATCCACAAGTTGTGGGAATTTATTTAAAGGGAACTCCTAAAAAAGGAATTGGACCACAAGATATTGCTCTTACTATTATTAAAGAAGTTTTTTCTAGAGGTCTTGTAAAAAATAAAGTTATGGAATTTATTGGAGATGGAATAGAAAATCTTTCTGTGGAATTTAGAAATGGAATAGATGTTATGACAACAGAAACAACTTGTTTAACTTCCATTTGGAAAACAGATAATAAAGTTAAAGAATATTTAAAAATACATGGAAGAGAGGAAGAATATAAAGAATTATCTCCAAAAGAGATAGCTTATTATGATTTATTAATTGAAATAGATTTAAATAAAATTGAATCTATGATCGCACTACCTTTTCATCCAAGTAATGTTTACTCTATAAAAGAACTTTTAAAAAATCCCTATGAAATTTTTGATAAAATTGAAAAAGATGCTCTATCTCAAGGAATTAAAATTGATTTAAAAAGTAAAATAAAAAATGGAAAAATTATTGCAGAACAGGGAATTATAGCAGGATGTGCTGGTGGAACATATGATAATATAATTGATGTGGGAGATATTTTATCTGGAAAAAATATTGGAATTGATTTTTCTTTAAATGTTTATCCATCCAGTCAGCCAACAAATATTTCTTTAAATAAAAATGGAACAAGTGGAAAAATTCTAGAAGCTGGAGCTATTATGAGAACTGCTTTTTGTGGTCCATGTTTTGGTGCTGGAGATACTCCAGCTAATGGACAACTTAGTTTAAGACATACAACTAGAAATTTTCCAAATAGAGAGGGATCTAAACCTGGAGATGGACAAATTTCTATGGTAGCTTTAATGGATGCAAGATCAATTGCTGCAACAGCAATTAATGGTGGAATTTTAACTCCTGCTACAGATTTAAATATAGAGTATACCAAGCCTATTTACACTTATGATGACGGAGTTTATAAAAATAAAGTTTATTATGGTTATGAAAAAAATAATGATACTTCTTTGATTTACGGTCCGAATATTATTGATTGGCCAAAATTTATGGAACTTCCAGAACATTTACTTTTAAAAGTTGTAGCTTATATTGATGATCCTGTAACTACAACTGATGAATTAATTCCTTCTGGAGAAACATCATCTTATAGATCTAACCCTAAAAAACTTTCAGAATTTACCTTAAGTAGAAGAGTTCCTGAATATGTTACTCGTGCAAAGGAAGTTCAATCTTTAGAAGACAAATCTGTTTTTCTGAAAAAAATTCAAAACATCTTAAATTTAAAAGATGTAGATTCTTCAAAATTTGCAATTGGAAGTACAATTTATGCCAATAAACCTGGGGATGGATCAGCTAGAGAACAAGCTGCATCATGTCAAAAAGTTCTGGGAGCTTGGGGTAATATTGCCATGGAATATGCAACTAAAAGATATCGTTCGAATCTTATTAACTGGGGAATTATTCCTCTTTTAACCAAGGAGAAAGATAAAATTAAAGAAAACTCTTATATTTTTATAAAAGATATAAAAAAGGTTCTAAATGACAATATGGAAAATGTAAAAGGATATGATTTAGAAACTGGAGAAGAAATTTTATTTACTTTAGGTTATTTAACTGAGACAGAAAGAAAAGTTTTAATAGCTGGATGTTTAATTAATTATTATAAATCTCTATAA
- a CDS encoding tripartite tricarboxylate transporter permease — protein sequence MFDLLGLGLKIILNPSTFLLITAGTILGVIFGAMPGVSASMAVALALPFAYAMSPVIAIAFLVSVYCASITGGGITAILFKIPGTPSSAPTTFDGYPMAQRGEAGKALGFSLVASAVGGLVAAFAMALVSPQLSNIALEFGPSELFAVSFLGLSVLSCLDSDNIVKTLISGLIGLLLACVGMDPMLGIARFTWGTSTLLSGIEMIPIMIGLFAVTEVLKQTIKPKKVQAVDEKNDSSKKMKTVLPTAKEVWETKSTMARSSILGTLVGILPGAGATIASFLSYAIEKKVSKHPEKLGTGIADGIVASEAANNAATGGSMVPLLSLGIPGGNAAAIMMTALVIKGVQIGPLLVKTQPEYLASVFGSMLVTNIVMVIVAMGVAKVFAKILAIPYTILGPVIVMLATIGAYALKNNMGDVILMASAGIIGYIFVKLGYNSAALVLGLVLGQMSESNFRRAYTLSNGDLVKVFTKPITAVLMIACVIMLVYPLVKSILSKKK from the coding sequence ATGTTTGATTTATTAGGTTTAGGACTAAAAATAATTTTGAACCCTAGTACATTTTTATTAATAACTGCCGGAACTATCCTTGGAGTTATTTTTGGAGCCATGCCAGGGGTAAGTGCTTCTATGGCTGTAGCTCTTGCTCTTCCCTTTGCATATGCAATGAGCCCTGTAATTGCAATTGCCTTTTTAGTATCTGTATATTGTGCTTCAATTACAGGAGGAGGAATTACTGCTATTTTATTTAAAATACCCGGAACTCCTTCAAGTGCTCCAACTACATTTGATGGTTATCCAATGGCTCAAAGAGGAGAAGCTGGAAAGGCTCTTGGATTTTCCCTAGTTGCTTCAGCAGTTGGGGGACTTGTAGCAGCTTTTGCTATGGCCTTAGTATCTCCACAACTTTCAAATATAGCTTTGGAGTTTGGTCCATCAGAATTATTTGCCGTTTCATTTCTAGGTTTATCTGTTTTATCTTGCCTTGACAGTGATAATATTGTAAAAACTTTAATATCTGGTTTAATAGGATTATTATTAGCATGTGTTGGAATGGACCCTATGTTAGGAATAGCACGGTTCACTTGGGGAACTTCTACTCTTTTATCAGGAATTGAAATGATTCCTATAATGATAGGACTTTTTGCTGTTACAGAAGTTTTAAAACAAACTATAAAACCTAAAAAAGTTCAAGCAGTAGATGAAAAAAATGATAGTTCTAAAAAAATGAAAACAGTTTTACCAACAGCTAAAGAAGTTTGGGAAACAAAATCAACAATGGCAAGATCATCTATATTAGGAACTTTAGTTGGTATTTTACCTGGAGCAGGAGCAACTATCGCTTCATTTTTATCCTATGCTATAGAGAAAAAAGTTTCCAAACATCCAGAAAAATTGGGAACAGGTATTGCTGATGGAATTGTTGCTTCAGAAGCTGCAAATAACGCTGCAACTGGAGGGTCGATGGTTCCACTTCTTTCCCTTGGAATTCCTGGGGGAAATGCAGCAGCAATAATGATGACTGCCTTGGTTATAAAAGGTGTTCAGATAGGACCACTTCTTGTAAAAACTCAGCCAGAATATTTAGCCTCTGTATTTGGATCAATGTTAGTTACAAATATAGTTATGGTTATTGTTGCCATGGGAGTAGCAAAGGTTTTTGCTAAGATTCTTGCAATTCCATATACGATTTTAGGACCTGTTATTGTTATGCTTGCAACTATTGGTGCCTATGCCCTTAAAAATAATATGGGAGATGTTATTTTAATGGCTAGTGCTGGAATTATAGGTTATATTTTTGTAAAGCTAGGTTATAATTCAGCAGCTTTAGTACTAGGATTAGTTCTTGGACAAATGAGTGAATCTAATTTTAGAAGAGCTTATACTCTTAGTAATGGAGATTTAGTTAAAGTATTTACAAAACCAATTACAGCTGTACTTATGATTGCCTGTGTAATAATGTTAGTTTATCCTTTAGTAAAAAGCATTCTATCAAAGAAAAAATAA
- a CDS encoding tripartite tricarboxylate transporter substrate binding protein, with translation MLKKKILALLSTTLLLGACGGGTAEVAQEDGPWKWERKVEIICPWGTGGGADTTTRTFATALEKELGVPVVVNNRAGAGGISGIQFGAKQPADGYTYIMATPSPLLAQISGATAYDVYGTLNPLVQMVHDVNIFVTSAKSPYNNFQELMEYVNNNPGKIKAGVMTITGLDAACILGATKGKIEPVAYTEGSQLNADVIGGHVDIACVGPAEVAAMVASGDMKVLLSLTENKLTLPGYENVPSAKDLGLNTYFGPARGIFYIKGTPEKALESFENAAQKAIASDFFQNWAKQEGLNQRTGWLNREDFKNQWEADYNSLNQLFGNKQ, from the coding sequence ATGTTAAAGAAAAAAATCTTAGCACTATTATCAACAACTTTATTATTAGGAGCATGTGGTGGGGGAACAGCTGAAGTTGCCCAGGAAGATGGCCCTTGGAAGTGGGAAAGAAAAGTAGAAATTATTTGTCCGTGGGGAACAGGTGGAGGAGCAGATACAACTACTAGAACTTTTGCAACAGCTTTAGAAAAAGAATTAGGAGTTCCTGTGGTTGTAAATAATAGAGCTGGAGCTGGAGGAATTTCTGGAATTCAATTTGGAGCAAAGCAACCAGCAGATGGATATACTTATATTATGGCAACCCCATCTCCACTTCTTGCACAAATTTCTGGAGCAACAGCATATGATGTATATGGAACTTTAAATCCGTTAGTACAAATGGTGCATGATGTTAACATCTTTGTAACAAGTGCAAAATCTCCATATAACAATTTCCAAGAATTAATGGAATATGTTAATAATAATCCTGGGAAAATAAAGGCTGGAGTAATGACAATAACTGGTCTTGATGCTGCTTGTATTTTAGGAGCTACAAAGGGAAAAATTGAACCAGTTGCTTATACTGAAGGGTCACAATTAAATGCAGATGTTATTGGAGGTCATGTGGATATAGCTTGTGTTGGTCCAGCAGAAGTTGCTGCAATGGTTGCTTCTGGTGATATGAAAGTTTTATTATCTTTAACAGAAAATAAATTGACTTTACCTGGATATGAAAATGTTCCTTCAGCTAAAGACTTAGGATTAAATACATATTTTGGCCCTGCTAGGGGAATATTTTATATTAAAGGAACACCTGAAAAGGCTTTAGAATCTTTTGAAAATGCTGCTCAAAAAGCCATAGCAAGTGACTTCTTCCAAAATTGGGCAAAACAAGAAGGATTAAATCAAAGAACTGGATGGTTAAATAGAGAAGATTTTAAAAATCAATGGGAAGCTGATTATAACTCTTTAAATCAATTATTTGGAAATAAACAATAA
- a CDS encoding response regulator transcription factor, producing the protein MVLIVDDTLIIVELVKDILKRENIEVDEAFNGMEALDKIKLKNFDLIIVDIMMPELNGLELVKIIREFSEVPIIFLTALSDEKSQTLAYDYGADGYLIKPFSSQILISIVKRFLNKKEIIKKYENLELHFKSRKILLDNKELYLPTKERELLFYLVENEGVVKNREQILNAVWGYDFYGNDRVVDKHMTKLRDNLQNYSKFLKTIKMVGYKFEGSSF; encoded by the coding sequence ATGGTACTTATTGTAGATGATACTTTAATTATTGTAGAATTAGTAAAAGATATATTAAAAAGAGAAAATATTGAAGTTGATGAAGCATTTAATGGAATGGAAGCTTTAGATAAAATCAAATTGAAGAATTTTGATTTAATAATTGTAGATATTATGATGCCAGAATTAAATGGTTTAGAATTAGTAAAAATTATAAGAGAGTTTTCGGAAGTTCCAATTATATTTTTAACAGCCTTATCAGATGAAAAAAGTCAAACTTTAGCCTATGATTATGGAGCTGATGGATATTTAATAAAACCTTTTTCATCTCAAATTTTAATTTCTATTGTCAAAAGATTTTTAAATAAAAAAGAAATCATTAAAAAATATGAAAATTTAGAACTTCATTTTAAAAGTAGAAAAATTTTATTAGATAATAAAGAATTATATTTACCTACTAAAGAAAGAGAACTTCTTTTTTACTTGGTTGAAAATGAAGGTGTTGTAAAAAATAGAGAACAAATTTTAAATGCTGTTTGGGGTTATGATTTTTATGGAAATGATAGAGTTGTTGATAAGCATATGACTAAATTAAGAGACAATCTACAAAATTATTCAAAATTTTTAAAGACAATAAAAATGGTTGGTTATAAATTTGAAGGCAGTAGTTTTTAA
- a CDS encoding YaiI/YqxD family protein: MKIFIDGDGCPVINLVIDIGSEFTKDILIYTDSAHIINRNGAKTIVVPQGKDSVDFELIKEVKENDVVVTQDYGLASLVLSKNAHGINQNGLIFNKFNIESLLFSRHMSQKLRNSGKRTKGPKKRTPLEDKEFSENFRKLLNKIKE; this comes from the coding sequence ATGAAAATTTTTATAGATGGAGATGGGTGTCCTGTTATAAACCTAGTAATAGACATAGGTTCAGAATTTACTAAGGACATTTTAATTTATACAGATTCCGCTCATATTATTAACAGAAATGGAGCTAAAACTATTGTTGTCCCCCAAGGAAAAGATTCAGTTGATTTTGAATTAATAAAAGAAGTAAAAGAAAATGATGTTGTCGTAACTCAAGATTACGGATTAGCTTCCCTTGTTCTTTCTAAAAATGCCCATGGAATAAATCAAAATGGGTTAATTTTTAATAAGTTTAATATTGAATCTCTACTTTTTTCTAGACACATGTCTCAAAAACTTAGAAATTCTGGAAAGAGGACTAAGGGTCCTAAAAAAAGAACTCCTCTTGAAGATAAGGAGTTTTCAGAAAATTTTAGAAAATTATTAAATAAGATAAAGGAGTGA
- a CDS encoding DUF819 family protein produces the protein MITNVYSYFSLLILFITGILYCQKTLKLSIFKFIPGLTFIYFGGMIGASLHIWELNSEISSFIGSLKYYLLPMMLFLLLLKNDIRDVFKLGPKLIGTFFAVTASILIGFIIVYVFFKHKLDPEAWQTFAILSSSWVGGSTNMAATQAGLGVLDSSQALTYAFLMDNICASFWLVLLITFAPMREKFNKFSGANSKEIDKIISHIHFNAAKNENKRDYEFMDFMLTLGLGLGVAGIVLVIGKQLINPGNLVDGSFLKPLRTFFSGSGWVVIVATVFGLLGSMTPLKKIKGTDHVGNVLLYVVVGLIATATDFSTISFEDAAIYIIGGFLILLFHLIVLLILARVFKLDLYICGIASQANIGGTVSAPILAGTYDEALIPAGLMMGILGTSIGTITALLLGKILILL, from the coding sequence ATGATTACAAACGTTTATAGTTATTTTTCACTATTAATACTATTCATTACAGGAATTTTATATTGTCAAAAAACATTGAAACTTTCTATTTTTAAGTTCATACCAGGTTTAACCTTTATATATTTTGGTGGAATGATTGGAGCTTCTTTACACATTTGGGAACTCAATTCTGAAATTTCATCTTTTATAGGATCTTTAAAATATTATTTACTTCCAATGATGCTTTTTTTACTGCTTCTAAAAAATGATATTAGAGATGTTTTTAAATTAGGTCCTAAATTAATTGGTACTTTCTTTGCTGTAACTGCAAGTATTCTTATAGGTTTTATAATTGTCTATGTATTTTTCAAACATAAATTAGACCCTGAAGCTTGGCAAACTTTTGCAATACTTTCTTCATCATGGGTTGGAGGTTCTACAAATATGGCTGCTACCCAAGCTGGATTAGGAGTTCTTGATAGTTCTCAAGCTTTAACTTATGCCTTTTTAATGGATAATATATGTGCTTCTTTTTGGTTAGTTCTTCTAATTACTTTTGCACCTATGAGAGAAAAATTTAATAAATTTTCTGGAGCTAATAGTAAAGAAATTGATAAAATAATCTCTCATATTCATTTTAATGCAGCTAAAAATGAAAATAAAAGAGATTATGAATTTATGGATTTTATGTTAACTTTAGGATTAGGTTTAGGAGTTGCTGGAATAGTTCTTGTTATTGGAAAACAACTTATTAATCCTGGTAATTTAGTTGATGGAAGTTTTTTAAAACCTTTAAGAACATTTTTTAGCGGTTCTGGTTGGGTAGTAATTGTAGCTACTGTTTTTGGGCTATTGGGAAGTATGACTCCTCTAAAGAAAATTAAAGGAACTGATCATGTGGGAAATGTCTTATTATATGTAGTTGTTGGATTAATTGCTACTGCTACTGATTTTTCTACAATTAGTTTTGAAGATGCTGCAATTTATATTATAGGAGGATTTTTAATCTTGCTTTTCCACTTAATAGTTTTATTAATTTTAGCAAGAGTATTTAAATTAGATTTATATATTTGTGGAATAGCATCCCAGGCAAATATTGGTGGAACTGTTTCAGCTCCTATCCTTGCAGGTACCTATGATGAAGCTTTAATTCCTGCTGGTTTAATGATGGGAATTTTAGGAACTTCAATAGGAACAATTACCGCTTTACTCCTTGGGAAAATTTTAATTTTATTATAG
- a CDS encoding tripartite tricarboxylate transporter TctB family protein codes for MDIIFSIGLILFNIYCFFLVGVESPAPTLTELGAAFWPRIIIVLMVILLLINVVKQIKSGNHKNCEKINIGEFFKGKLFIGMVLIIFMATSMPYIGFVTGCFIFLAAYGILLGERNIIKLLLNSLIITLILYILFQGLLDIRLERGIGIFRSLALGFEGILLNIRRGL; via the coding sequence TTGGATATAATATTTTCAATTGGATTAATATTATTTAATATTTATTGTTTCTTCTTAGTTGGAGTAGAATCACCTGCTCCTACTCTTACTGAATTAGGGGCTGCTTTTTGGCCAAGAATTATTATAGTTTTAATGGTAATATTGCTACTTATAAATGTTGTAAAACAAATAAAAAGTGGAAATCATAAAAATTGTGAAAAAATAAATATTGGAGAGTTTTTCAAAGGGAAACTTTTCATAGGAATGGTTTTAATTATATTTATGGCAACATCTATGCCTTATATTGGATTTGTGACAGGGTGTTTTATTTTTTTAGCAGCCTATGGAATTCTATTAGGAGAAAGAAATATAATAAAATTACTTTTAAACTCCTTAATTATAACCTTAATTCTTTATATTCTTTTCCAAGGACTACTAGATATCAGACTTGAAAGAGGAATTGGAATATTCCGTAGCTTAGCTCTTGGATTTGAAGGAATTTTATTAAATATTAGAAGGGGGCTATAG
- a CDS encoding GNAT family N-acetyltransferase has protein sequence MANNKIDLKIVKCEINDFKEIDKLFLYVHNIHVNERYDNFKKTDYFFSKEKYENLLQEKDTYLYVVKEKEGEKILGGLQFRIVDIPENFLVYKRKYLFLDVIGVFPQYQKRCVGKNLIEFIKKFKIEHKIDTILLNVWNFNKPALNFYKKLGFKIRHMTLEL, from the coding sequence ATGGCAAATAATAAAATTGATTTAAAAATAGTTAAATGTGAAATTAATGATTTCAAAGAAATAGATAAATTATTTTTATATGTACATAATATTCATGTCAATGAACGTTATGATAATTTTAAGAAAACTGATTATTTCTTCTCAAAAGAAAAATATGAAAACCTCCTACAAGAAAAAGATACATATTTATATGTAGTAAAAGAAAAAGAAGGAGAAAAAATATTGGGAGGACTTCAATTTAGAATTGTTGATATACCTGAAAATTTTTTAGTTTATAAAAGAAAATATTTATTCTTGGATGTTATAGGAGTTTTTCCTCAATATCAAAAAAGATGTGTAGGTAAAAATTTAATAGAATTTATAAAAAAATTTAAAATAGAGCATAAAATAGATACAATTTTATTAAATGTTTGGAACTTTAATAAACCAGCTTTAAATTTTTATAAAAAATTAGGCTTTAAAATTAGACATATGACTTTAGAATTATAG